In a single window of the Littorina saxatilis isolate snail1 linkage group LG5, US_GU_Lsax_2.0, whole genome shotgun sequence genome:
- the LOC138967717 gene encoding melanoma-associated antigen E1-like, with translation MVYQEHLTKFCVLRALTTKRAAEVAYQLLDIFLLFGAPQILQSDNGAEFCAKVITELKELWPDLVLVHGKPRHPQSQGSVERANSDIKDMMTTWMADNSTTIWTVGLKFVQFQKNNSYHSGIKQTPFAALFGADAKIGLTSSSIPNEVLQRLQSEDDLQAALGSPEAGSSTLMLGSPEAAPSTTVLGSPEAASSTIVLGSPEAAPSTIVPGLPTSLLQHEVMDFEPGSSTPPSGRSTPGHLTPASGRSTPGPSTSASGRSTPGPSTSASGRSTPGHLTPASGRSTPGPSTPASGRSTTGSSTPASGRSTPGPSTPASGRSTPGSSTPASGRSTPGPSMSGIDKHKNNILVSRKRAYQAQENQAERMVKRSKRIFPEAEVGDSVTVPIPAVDRGRSDPRNLIGIINFVIPYVEICI, from the exons ATGGTCTACCAGGAACATCTTACCAAGTTTTGCGTGCTTAGAGCCCTTACAACAAAACGAGCAGCAGAGGTGGCATACCAACTTTTAGACATTTTCCTTCTCTTCGGAGCCCCGCAAATTCTTCAAAGTGACAACGGTGCCGAGTTTTGTGCCAAAGTCATCACTGAGCTAAAAGAATTGTGGCCTGATTTGGTTCTTGTCCACGGGAAGCCCCGACATCCCCAGTCACAGGGGTCTGTTGAAAGAGCAAATTCCGACATTAAGGACATGATGACAACTTGGATGGCCGACAACAGCACAACAATTTGGACAGTGGGTTTGAAGTTTGTACAATTTCAAAAGAACAATAGCTATCACTCAGGTATAAAGCAAACACCATTTGCTGCATTGTTCGGTGCTGATGCCAAAATCGGGCTTACTTCAAGCAGCATCCCAAATGAAGTTCTTCAACGACTGCAAAGTGAGGATGACCTGCAGGCTGCTCTGGGATCTCCAGAGGCTGGATCCTCAACGCTCATGCTGGGATCTCCAGAGGCTGCACCCTCAACGACCGTGCTGGGATCTCCAGAGGCTGCATCCTCAACAATCGTGCTGGGATCTCCAGAGGCTGCACCCTCAACGATCGTGCCTGGACTTCCAACGTCCTTACTACAGCATGAG GTCATGGACTTCGAGCCAGGATCTTCAACGCCACCATCGGGACGTTCAACCCCAGGACATTTAACGCCAGCATCAGGACGTTCAACCCCAGGACCTTCAACGTCAGCATCAGGACGTTCAACCCCGGGACCTTCAACGTCAGCATCGGGACGTTCAACCCCAGGACATTTAACGCCTGCATCAGGACGTTCAACCCCAGGACCTTCAACGCCAGCATCAGGACGTTCAACCACAGGATCTTCAACGCCAGCATCAGGACGTTCAACCCCAGGACCTTCAACGCCAGCATCAGGACGTTCAACCCCAGGATCTTCAACGCCAGCATCAGGACGTTCAACCCCAGGTCCTTCAATGTCAGGAATTGATAAGCATAAAAACAATATACTAGTCTCTCGTAAAAGGGCCTATCAGGCGCAAGAAAATCAGGCTGAAAGGATGGTGAAAAGAAGCAAGCGAATATTTCCTGAAGCTGAAGTTGGAGACTCGGTGACAGTCCCAATACCAGCAGTTGACCGTGGGAGATCTGACCCAAGAAACTTGATTGGCATAATCAATTTTGTTATtccct ATGTAGAGATCTGCATCTGA